Within Candidatus Hydrogenedentota bacterium, the genomic segment TCTTGAATCTCTCGATGGAATGGATCTGTGTTGCGCCGTCTTCCGCGTACAGATCGACGGCGCCGACGTCATCCTTGAGATCGGTTGGGAGCCGGATTATCTGCCGGTCCGGGCCGAGTGCGCCGAGGGTTTCGTGGGACCGTCCGTGCGAGTCGGCGTACACGATTCGTTTTTGCAGCCATCGCGCGAAGATTCGATTGCGGTTCAGTTCCGGTACGGCGCCCGCCCCATATAAGAACCCGAGGACCCTGTTATTCTGCGTGACCCAACACACGGCGACGATAAAGCGATCGGCTTCGTTGCGACGATCGGCGAGGACGCGCTCGGGCGCGAACGATTTACCGTCGGCGGACAGGGTGTACCAGAGTTGGCCCGTGTTCTGGTGCAGCGCCATCAGATAGTGCGGACCGGATGCGGTATCGAGGCGCTTTACGTCGTTCACGTAATGGCTCGTATCCAGAATTGCTCCTTCAAATGCGAAGCGCTTCTCACCGGCATTTGTGGCGCGAAAGAGTTTGCCGCGCTCATCGAAATTGTTGAAGTAGAGCCACAAGGCATTGCCGTCTCGCAGGATTACGTTCATGCCGTTAATGTCCGCGCCGGCAAAACCGTCGTAACCTTCGATCACGACGAGGTCGTCGAACGTCGCGGCGTGGGGCGCGGGGGAGCCGTTCCACACTGCGCCATCCGTGCTCGTGAAGTAGGCGGGCTTATTGAGATTATTCGCGGCTGGATACGCGGTACACATCATCTCGAAACTGCCGACGGCATTGCGGAGCGCGTTTACATTGCAGACGTGGACGAACGCGCCGTGCTCGATGACGGTATCGCGCGGGCCGAAATCGATGAAGTCCCTTGTGGTCGTCGAGTAGATGCGGTCATTGGGCGTATGGACTCCGTCCCACGCTCCGTAGAACACGCGCCAACCGCCGGGCGTTTCTACGGCGGACGGCGCGTAAATATTGCGGAACGCGCCGGATTGGCGCGGCGACAAGAGGGGTTCTCGGACATCCGGGACGAAGTGCAAGGCGCCCGCTTCCCACGCGGCAGCGTCGAATTCGCCCGCGGCGACGCCGTGAATTTCGACGCAGCCGGTGTCCGCCTGACCGGGAATGCGGAGCAACTCGGGTGCGGCGAATATTGACAGAAGGGCGAGCAGAAGCATGGCGATCCCCCAGGTCACGCAGTAAAGGGCGAAAAGGACCGAACGGACCTCAACGACCCAAAGAAGTTAAACGACCCCGAAAACCTGAACGACACTGTACGCTTTTCAAGCCCCGGTCTTGGGAGATTGTAGCGGTTCGGCGCATTCGTTTCGCCAATTTCTTGTTGCTTTGACGGTTATCCGGGGCGTTGTTATCATCGTAGTTTGCCTGGGACTGGATTCTACATGCAGCAACTCATTGTCGAACAGCAGGGCCTTGCGCCGATTACCGTACCGTTGTTGGATTCCGTGCTCATGGTGGGCCGTGCGGAAGACAACAACGTGATGCTTGTCGTTGACGAAGTGTCGCGCCACCATGCGAAGTTCCAGCGGCGTGGGGAAAACGTCGTGCTGGTCGACCTGAACAGTACGAACGGCACGTATGTGAACCGGCAGCGAATCGTCGAACGGGTGCTTGCGCACGAAGACGAGATTTGGCTGGGGAGCAAATGCCGCATCATCTACCGCACCGACGCGCCCGATCCGGCGCCGCACGAAGGTTCGCGCGAATCCGCCGTCGTGCAGGACCTTCAGCGCATCCGACAGGAGATGGAATCGGTCGAGCGCAGCATGACTCTTATTGGAAAGTCAGGCGCAACACCGGCGCCGCGCGCGGGCGGCAAGCCCGCCGGCACGTCGGACCAAGATTTTTTGCGCATGACCAAGGCGTTCCGGCGGCTGTCGGCGTTGTATCAGGCGAGCAAATTGATTGCGTCGGATTTCGATTTGAACAAACGGTTGTCGGCGGTACTCGACACAGCGATCGACGCGCTGGGCGCGCAGCGCGGGTTCATCATGATGAAGGACGAGGCGACGAGCGGCCTAAAGGTCAGCGTCGCGCGGCAGATGGGGCAGGACCTGCAGGCGAGTAGCCCGAGCATGGGCATCGCGGGGCGCGCGGCGATTGACGGAGAACCGGTGCTGATGGCGGACCGCGACAGCGATGCGCAATTGGGCGGCCGTGAGAGCATCATTCGCCAACAGATTCGAAGCGCGATGTGCGTGCCGTTGCAGGTGGAAGATCGCATCCTCGGCGCAATCTATGTCGATACGCGCAGCCACGAGGTGGCGTTTACGCAGGAAGACCTCGAGTTGTTCCTGTCGCTCGCTGCGCAGTCGGCGATGGCGATTGACAACGTGCGGCTATACGAAAGCATGCTCGAATCCGAGAAGAAGCGGGCGAACCTGGGCCGTTTTTTGTCGCCGAGCATTGTCGAGCAAATCATGAAGGATGACACCGCGCTCGCGCTGGGCGGCAACAAGCAGACCGTAACGACGATGTTCTGCGACGTGCGCGGGTTTACGCCGATCGCGGAGCGCATTCCGCCGCACGATCTCGTGGACATGCTCAATGAGCACTTCACCGCGATGACGTCGATCATCTTCGGCTTGGAAGGAACGCTCGACAAGTACATTGGCGACGAGATCATGGCGGTATTTGGATCCCCCATGTCGAAGGGCGAGGACGCCTTGCGCTGCGTGAAGGCGGCGCTGTTCATGCAGGCGAAGAACGACGAGTTGAACGAGAAGCGCGCGGCGGTGGGTAAGCCGCTGTTCGAGCTTGGCATCGGCGTGGCGACGGGCGAGGCGGTCGCCGGATACATGGGGTCGCCGGACCGAATGGAATTTACGGTGATTGGCGACAGGGTCAACACCGCGCGGCGGCTTTGTTCCATTGCAGAGCCGGGACAGGTGATCGTGAGCCAATCAACGTACGAAGAAGTGAAGGAATTTGTGAACGCGCGACCAATTGGGACAGTTGTGTTGAAAGGCAAGGAAGAGCCGGTTCACGCGTACGAGGTGGAGTCGCTTCAGGCGGCCGCGGTTGGTTAGAGCACTTCGGGAATTTGCGCAGCTACAGGCGCGGGCACAACGCAGTCTCGAAGCCAAAATGCTTGATTACGATTACGAGTCGTCATGAACAGCGTTCCACCTTAGATTGTGAAAACTTGAGCGGAGCGCTTTCAGGGGTTGGCCGGTATGGACCGTCCG encodes:
- a CDS encoding GAF domain-containing protein — translated: MQQLIVEQQGLAPITVPLLDSVLMVGRAEDNNVMLVVDEVSRHHAKFQRRGENVVLVDLNSTNGTYVNRQRIVERVLAHEDEIWLGSKCRIIYRTDAPDPAPHEGSRESAVVQDLQRIRQEMESVERSMTLIGKSGATPAPRAGGKPAGTSDQDFLRMTKAFRRLSALYQASKLIASDFDLNKRLSAVLDTAIDALGAQRGFIMMKDEATSGLKVSVARQMGQDLQASSPSMGIAGRAAIDGEPVLMADRDSDAQLGGRESIIRQQIRSAMCVPLQVEDRILGAIYVDTRSHEVAFTQEDLELFLSLAAQSAMAIDNVRLYESMLESEKKRANLGRFLSPSIVEQIMKDDTALALGGNKQTVTTMFCDVRGFTPIAERIPPHDLVDMLNEHFTAMTSIIFGLEGTLDKYIGDEIMAVFGSPMSKGEDALRCVKAALFMQAKNDELNEKRAAVGKPLFELGIGVATGEAVAGYMGSPDRMEFTVIGDRVNTARRLCSIAEPGQVIVSQSTYEEVKEFVNARPIGTVVLKGKEEPVHAYEVESLQAAAVG